Proteins found in one Thermodesulfobacteriota bacterium genomic segment:
- a CDS encoding sodium/solute symporter (Members of the Solute:Sodium Symporter (SSS), TC 2.A.21 as described in tcdb.org, catalyze solute:Na+ symport. Known solutes for members of the family include sugars, amino acids, nucleosides, inositols, vitamins, urea or anions, depending on the system.), whose translation MAIGIWSRAKADVGVEEYFLSSRSLKWPYIAVSTIATNVQANHFIAMAGSAYVFGLAQANLEINAIFGILIAAFVFVPIYLRMKVITITQFFEARLGAKVALAYSIFMIILYSFMYLGTALFWAAYAVNGVFGELFSHFDLDVTTQLGILILVTGAFSAVYTYLGGLRAVVRTDVVQFILLVMGGFVILFVAIHHLGGWGELWNTTGDLMHLHLPSDHDTLPWIGIFGMLLLNLNYWGANQVILQRALAAKDLKQAQIGLLVGGVLKYVMALIIIVPGIALAGILKDDPLNDPDLTYLTLVNDFLPVGVSGIILTGLFASLMSTLDSIYNSVSTLWSIDIYKRYLNPGASDNQIVKMGRYSIMASFVTGAIFAFIVVYVKFGNPEFPLTHWFNAMSYYIKIGFVIIIMSAMFLYSPSKRLVLVTMLASVFITLIFQTVFPELNYFVRTAWVIVIGFAIIAVPTIIKNGFRLPHDRFIEVSHKSAAHFGIILALSLIAAHIIFH comes from the coding sequence ATGGCGATCGGCATCTGGAGTAGAGCCAAAGCCGATGTCGGGGTAGAGGAATATTTTTTAAGCTCCAGATCGCTTAAATGGCCCTATATTGCAGTCTCTACTATAGCCACAAACGTTCAGGCTAATCACTTTATCGCCATGGCAGGCTCCGCTTATGTTTTCGGACTTGCTCAGGCCAACCTTGAGATAAACGCCATTTTCGGAATCCTGATTGCTGCATTCGTCTTTGTGCCTATCTACCTTAGGATGAAGGTAATAACTATTACTCAGTTTTTTGAGGCGCGACTGGGTGCAAAAGTGGCCCTCGCCTACTCTATCTTTATGATAATTCTCTACTCATTTATGTACTTGGGTACAGCACTATTCTGGGCAGCATATGCAGTTAATGGAGTTTTTGGTGAGCTGTTTAGCCACTTTGACTTGGACGTAACCACCCAGCTTGGAATTCTAATTCTTGTTACCGGCGCTTTCTCTGCAGTCTATACATACCTTGGGGGGCTGAGAGCCGTGGTTAGAACGGATGTGGTTCAATTTATTCTACTGGTAATGGGCGGATTTGTAATACTATTTGTCGCTATTCATCACCTAGGCGGCTGGGGTGAGCTCTGGAACACAACAGGGGATCTAATGCACCTTCATCTGCCTAGCGATCATGATACTCTGCCGTGGATCGGTATATTCGGGATGCTGCTGTTAAACTTAAATTACTGGGGAGCGAACCAGGTAATACTCCAGCGCGCACTGGCCGCTAAGGACCTAAAACAGGCACAAATTGGCCTTCTTGTAGGGGGCGTTCTTAAATATGTAATGGCTTTAATAATAATAGTCCCTGGAATTGCGCTTGCAGGGATATTAAAAGATGATCCGCTCAATGATCCGGATCTGACCTATCTTACACTTGTAAACGACTTTCTTCCCGTAGGCGTGAGTGGAATAATTTTAACGGGTCTCTTCGCTTCACTGATGAGTACTCTAGATTCTATTTACAACTCTGTCTCAACCCTATGGTCAATTGATATTTATAAGAGGTATTTAAACCCTGGCGCCTCGGATAATCAAATTGTAAAAATGGGTAGATACTCGATAATGGCTTCATTTGTTACCGGGGCTATTTTCGCTTTTATAGTAGTCTACGTGAAATTTGGAAACCCCGAGTTTCCACTTACTCACTGGTTTAATGCAATGTCTTATTATATTAAAATCGGATTTGTGATAATCATAATGTCTGCAATGTTCCTGTACTCGCCGTCAAAAAGATTGGTTTTAGTTACCATGTTAGCAAGCGTGTTCATTACACTCATTTTCCAGACTGTATTTCCTGAGCTGAATTACTTTGTTAGAACCGCTTGGGTAATAGTCATAGGATTTGCAATAATCGCAGTTCCTACAATTATCAAAAACGGATTCAGGCTGCCTCATGACAGGTTTATAGAAGTATCTCACAAGAGCGCGGCACACTTTGGAATAATACTAGCCTTATCACTGATTGCAGCACATATAATCTTTCACTAG